Proteins from a genomic interval of Callospermophilus lateralis isolate mCalLat2 chromosome 1, mCalLat2.hap1, whole genome shotgun sequence:
- the Lrrc61 gene encoding leucine-rich repeat-containing protein 61 has product MEPPGEQPGEAEGPRITPQLLKSRTGEFALESILLLKLRDLGLADLGCLGECLGIEWLDLSGNALTQLGPLASLRQLAVLNVSNNRLTGLEPLAACENLQSLNAAGNLLATPGQLQCLSGLRGLEYLRLRDPLARLSNPLCASPSYWAAVRELLPGLKVIDGERVSGRGSELYQLCRDLENSLRPSSSPGPRATEAQPWVEPGYWELWPTRSSSILEEACRQFQDTLQECRDLDRQASESLARAEQALSPAGTTSSFVF; this is encoded by the coding sequence ATGGAACCTCCAGGTGAGCAGCCAGGAGAGGCTGAGGGGCCACGCATCACGCCCCAGCTGCTGAAGTCCCGCACAGGCGAGTTTGCTCTGGAGTCCATCCTGCTGCTGAAGCTGCGAGACTTGGGGCTGGCCGATCTGGGCTGCCTGGGGGAGTGCCTGGGCATCGAGTGGCTGGACCTTTCAGGCAACGCACTTACCCAGCTAGGCCCTCTGGCCTCCTTGCGCCAGCTGGCTGTGCTCAATGTGTCCAACAATCGCTTGACCGGGCTGGAGCCACTGGCCGCCTGCGAAAACCTGCAGAGTCTCAATGCTGCAGGCAACCTGCTGGCCACTCCTGGCCAGCTGCAGTGTCTGTCTGGGCTACGGGGCCTGGAGTACCTGCGGCTCCGGGACCCTTTGGCCCGGCTCAGCAATCCTCTGTGTGCCAGCCCCTCTTACTGGGCTGCGGTCAGGGAGCTGCTGCCCGGCCTGAAGGTCATCGATGGGGAGCGCGTGAGTGGGCGTGGCAGTGAGCTCTACCAGCTGTGCCGTGACCTGGAGAACTCCTTGCGCCCCAGCTCTAGCCCAGGCCCCAGAGCCACGGAAGCCCAGCCCTGGGTGGAGCCTGGGTACTGGGAGCTGTGGCCCACCCGGAGCAGCTCCATCCTGGAGGAGGCCTGCCGGCAGTTCCAGGACACACTGCAAGAATGCCGCGACCTGGACCGCCAGGCCAGTGAGAGCCTGGCCAGGGCCGAGCAGGCACTCAGTCCTGCGGGCACtacttcttcctttgttttttga
- the LOC143391845 gene encoding putative protein ZBED10P codes for MVIREASTEQASLSQVLPQVRYLHIFLEQVHRHFQKQGVGEVGAALRLAEGLALQLSTDCQLNDLFYREEFVLATLLDPRFKGKVEAILPVGADIDHWKQVLVYKVKEIMVSQYSLPTSGSLQRARSSRVSTNKVAKGPRAQRKGQKEPLQKDSESGSFLVIQREKTLLEQLESVGLMASESSGASLSTENHIASIIVSRYLRENETIGAQEDPLYYWEKKRKTWPALAQLATVYLSCPPTRAFSESVFGALNSPIITEKGSPLKVETVEQLLFLNTNLENFSNYTPPSLNCSSTDPAEQEQAL; via the coding sequence ATGGTGATCCGTGAGGCCAGCACAGAACAGGCCTCTTTAAGCCAGGTGTTGCCCCAGGTGCGCTATCTGCACATCTTCCTAGAACAGGTGCATCGGCACTTCCAGAAGCAGGGAGTTGGGGAGGTGGGTGCGGCCTTGCGGCTGGCTGAGGGCTTGGCCTTGCAGCTTTCCACAGATTGTCAGCTCAACGATCTCTTCTACCGAGAGGAATTCGTGCTGGCCACGTTGCTGGATCCCCGGTTTAAGGGCAAGGTTGAGGCCATCCTGCCCGTTGGGGCTGACATTGATCACTGGAAACAAGTCCTTGTGTACAAGGTGAAGGAAATTATGGTTTCCCAGTATTCCCTGCCCACCTCAGGCTCCTTGCAGCGCGCCAGGAGCTCTCGAGTGAGCACCAACAAAGTAGCCAAGGGCCCACGAGCCCAGAGGAAGGGCCAGAAGGAGCCTCTGCAGAAAGACAGCGAGTCTGGCTCTTTCCTGGTCATCCAGAGGGAGAAGACCTTGCTGGAGCAGCTGGAAAGCGTGGGACTGATGGCTTCAGAAAGCAGCGGGGCCTCGCTGTCCACTGAGAATCACATAGCCAGCATCATTGTCAGCCGGTACCTGCGAGAGAACGAGACCATCGGGGCTCAGGAGGACCCATTGTATTACTGGGAGAAGAAACGTAAAACCTGGCCAGCCCTGGCCCAGCTGGCCACAGTCTATCTGTCTTGCCCGCCCACAAGAGCCTTCTCTGAAAGTGTCTTTGGTGCCCTGAACAGCCCCATCATCACAGAAAAGGGCTCCCCGCTCAAAGTGGAGACTGTGGAGCAGCTCCTCTTCCTCAACACCAACCTGGAGAACTTCTCCAACTACACCCCACCATCCCTCAACTGCTCCAGTACTGACCCTGCTGAGCAGGAGCAGGCCCTATAG